Part of the Ochotona princeps isolate mOchPri1 chromosome 15, mOchPri1.hap1, whole genome shotgun sequence genome, TCTGATAGGCAGTTCCAATTGTCCTTGCCTCTCTGTAGGAACACCCTGCCATCTGGACAAGGATTGTGTACAAGCGTGAAAACTGTACTAACAGCCCAGGAGTCCCTGCCCCCAGAACCAACTGCCTCCATCGCTCTGAGCACCTGAGGTGTGTCAGCCTCGTCCATCAGCCCCAGAGCTTGCTTAAAAACTCCAGGCAGGAACTTTCTACATCTAGCCCAGGAACTGAAGGTTCAGGCAGGGCACAGAATGTGGGTGCAGGCAGGGCGCGGGCAGGGCGCGCTCCAGGACACCAACCTTGTCGATGAAGGCTGCGAACTTGCTGTTGAGACCCTTGATCTGCTCCTTCTCCTTCTGCTTGACGCCCTGCGCGTTGGGGTCGATCTCCAGGTTGAGGGGCGTCAGCAGGCTCTCATTGACAGACACTGTGGTGATGCAGGGGGCGCTGGGCCCGCACACGCCGCCCGAGCGGTAGCCGAAGCTGCGTCCACAGGAGCCGGCGCGGAAGCCCCCGCACACGCTGCGGCTGCCGAAGCCCCCGGTGAGGCCGCGGTAGCAGGAGATGCCGCGGTAGGGGGCGGCGGTGATGCAGCAGCGACCGGGCCGGGGTCCGCAGGCCGAGGCGCAGCTGAAGGTGCGACCCATGCTGCGTCCCTGGCCGGACACACAACAGCGGGACATGTGGGATCCACTGCGGGAGCTCAGGCAAGATGATCGGCAAGTCATGGTGACTCTaggcaggagaaagaagaggattCTGACAACTCGCTCGCTGCTGGCCCCTTTTATAAGTCCAGACACCCCGACTCTGCTGACCTGTCCGTTGTGTGGCCATTTGGTCACCTTTATGGGCTTGGGGAATGTCATTGTCATTTCTCCTCTTTGCTGCGACAACAGCATCACAATAGGGCTTTGGAAAATCTTATGTTCCTGCAGTTCTGACTTGCTGGTGACACTTCTCCCAAGCAGCCCACGTCAGCTCAGCCCCCCGGGGGGCTTTGCACTGTTTTCCACTGGGCTCACACCTTGTTTTGACCATGGAAGTTACTCTGATCTAGAAGGATGTACAGTCCAGAAGGTGTATTCTGGAAGTTTCTAGAGGACAATTCTCCCGGGCAGAGGCACCCCAAGGGGGCCCAGTCCTCACAGCAACCTGCAAAGGCTTAACCCAGATATTGCTGAAGGTGTGTGTCTCCCCCACACTGAGCCCTGGAAGAGCACGGAGCAGGAAGGCTGCTTGCTTTGCACTGGTTCCCCCCATGACATTGGTGGGAGGGGTCCTCTTGTAAGTGTTTACTCTGAGAATCTCAAAGTCCCTACCTGCCACCTCCAGCCCTTCCTGGATGCCCATAACTGGCGTCACCACAACCCagccacacgcacacacacacacacacagggccgtGTTCTCCAGGGGTTCCCTCTCACTTGGGGTGCCCTATAGGAATGAACTCTGAGATTGCACTGCCCCACACCCGCCCAGAGCCTGAACTGAGGGCTAAGCCTCGGATCCCCCCAGCCAGTGTGCATGGATAGGAGGCTCAAGGTCCCAGACCTAGAAGGACAGACCACGGGGTAGGAGCCTCTGGATGGCTCCCAGAGCAGGCACGTAGAGTGAACAGTAAGCAAGGAAGAAGACGACTACAATAACAACAGCAGCTACAGCTTACTACCCTGTGGCTTCGCAGCAGATGTAATGCTGGTGGTTTCCACTCAGCCCTCACTCCACAAAGCAGGTTTCttaggattatttatttgaaaggcagagtgacagagaaagtggtagagacagaaaaagagatagagagatcctccatctctcATTCCAGGTCCACACTCAtcatgacctcaacagccaggcagccaggcagccaggctgggcttaatggaaaagccaggagcccagggctccatccgggtctcccatggggctgACACGGCCCTAACCCCTTGTGCTGTgatttctgctgcctcccagcatgagcactaacagggagcttgaCTGTAAGGGGGCGGACCTCCATCTGAGGCACTCCAATACTGGTGGGGCTTCTCTGGCAGatgaacccactgtgccatgaggCCCAACTCTCTACATGTAACTTTTACAATCTGCAGCCTAGGCACAGAGGAGCTGAGCTTTTGAGAGGACACGTGTAAGTTCTTATCCTAATCGTAAGGGGCAGAGCCCAGCTATGTCTGAATCCATAGACTCATTCTGTGACTCTGATGATGACAATGAAAAACgagatttcatttctcttttttcctaagATAGCGTGACTGCTTAATAgtccagactttctttttttattttcattttatttaaaagccacagaaacacagagaggaatgagacagagacacacagaaattatccgtccactggctcactccccaaatggtcacggcagccaggcctgggtcagaccaaagccaatagccgaggtctcccacgtgagcagcAGAGCCCCATCTGCTTGGGCTGCTtcctactgctttgccaggtgctctagcaggaagctggattggaaacagagcaactgggactgcaaccagcactccaatatgggatgaggGAATCCCTAGCAGCGGCTCAGCCTGCACTATCACAATGCCAGTCCAAGAAACAGATTTCCGAAGTAGGCACATGGATGCTTCACAATGAGGTGACCAAATATATACATGCCACATATGTTATACTCCATATATGTTATCTTAACTGCCCACCTCTGAGCGTGGCTTTCTCTAAGGTTCTCCAGCACTAAGCCTGGCATTCTTTATAtataaagcagagagaaagatcttccttccactgattcactttccaaatggccacaatggtcagagcctagctgagctgaagccgggaaccaggagcttcttctggatctcacacatggatgcaaggtcccaagactttggatcatcctttgctgctttgaaAAGGGTGACCAAAACCCTTGAGGCCTTGTgcttatactgctttcccagaccataagcaggaagctgcctgagaagcacaaacaagtgcccatatgggatgctggtgcttgcagatggtggattagcctgttgagccacagcactggcaaaACCCCATCTCCCCTACCTCCACCAGGAGTCAGTTAATGCAGACAGCACCCACCAAGAACCAgctccagcacaggaaggaaaGAACTGTAGTAGGCCTCAGGTAGGGAGAAACctctcagggcagcaggtgtctcccaGGGTGGTGAGGGCGGGGGAGGTCTGGATAGACAGGTCagtgagatgagagagagaggggaggaagagagccAAGGGCATGAGTAAAAGCAGCAAGGGAGGCTGGAGGATGCGAGTGGAATAGCAGGGTGCTCGCTTGGCCTGAAAGATACGGACTGTGTTGTGGGCCATAGGAAGGAGGCAGGGCTGAGGCCAGAGGGCAAACATGGAGGACGCACTGAGAAGACCTGGAATGCCAAGTTGAAGGGCTggaactgtggcatagcaagttaagcctccacctgcagtggtgccaatatcctacatgggtgctggttcctgtcctggctgctgtacttcccttccagctccctgcttgtgacctgagaaagcaatcgaggatggcccaaagccttgtacaCCCGTgtgagaccaagaagaagttcctagaACCTAGCTtcaatctgctcagctccaaccattgtggccatttagggagtgaaccaacagatagaagatctttcagtctctcctctctgtaaatctgcttttccaattaaaacaaatctcttaaaaattgaCTCCTGGGCCTGGTACGGCATGACAACTACTAGCTGTTTTTCCCAGCAGATAGGTAGACAAGAACTAAGATGCAAAGGGAAGCAACTTCTTCAAGATCCAGTCACGAATGGGCAACGCCTCCACTCGCCCAGCACCTGGCACTAAGCAACCCTCCCTTTGGGGAAGTCTGCCCTTGATTGTGTCTGAAATGGCTGCCTGTCCTTCAGCCCATCTCTGTCCCCTGAATTCCACAAACAGCAAAGAGGCCatgaggctgcctgtgcccctGAGACCGGACtaggcatcagctgccactgtcATAGGGCCCCACTGCAGTCTAGAAAACAAGTCTCCCAACCCCACCTCCTTCAAGTTGTGCTCTCAAACGGCATAACTCAACCTCAGCTCTCCTGTCCCCCTGGATTTAAAATGTACTTGAccggggtcagcattgtggcacagcaagctaagcttccatctGCGACACTGGCATTCTTTAcagacaccggttcatgtcctggctattccacttctgattcagctccctgcttatggcctaggaaagctgcagaggatggctcaagtctttaggcagctgcacacatgtggcagacccagaagaagctgctggctcccaatttcagattgggccagccctggccattgcgtccatttggggagtgaaccaacagatggaagagctctctgactgcctctcctcctctctctgttaactctgactttcagatcaaaataaaataaatctttaaaaatacacttgACCGTGTGTGTGGACAAAGGCTGAGCGGTAACCCTCAGGGACTGGAATAGCGTAGGAAGTCCAGTCCACTCACTCACCCAGCCCCAAAAGAGATCCAAGGAAGAAGCAGGTATGCATCTCCCTAGCCCTAAGTTCAACTCTCCCTGCTTCAGGCTGGGTCCATTTCCTCTTGGAGGGGGCTCAACCAAGGCAGACCCCCCCCATGTTACTATCCTACTACTCTGGAATAGAAATACATCACCCTGAAACCAAGCTCTGGGTTCACTGTCCTACAGAAGGTGCCTCCTGCTGCAGGGTGAGGGCGCGGGGTGGAAGCAGAAGACCCCAAAGTGGGGAGGGGCTCCATCTCCCACAGAGGATGATCTCAGGCTGGTGTAAAACAGAGCAAATCTGAACCAAGGGAATCCCGCCAAGCCCACAGGAGTGTATGGCACAGGTTGCCCCCTGAGAGTAAGATGGCAGTAGCCCAAAGCCAGCaccgtctgtctctcctccggtGTGCCAAGATTTAATTACTGCATGCACCACAGTAATTCCTATTTAAAAGCAAAGGAAGCTCGAGGTGACTTGCCTGCTTCTCTTTAATTCTGGCTGCTGACTGCACACCCTGGTGTCCTCTGCCAATAACTGGACACATAATTAACTTCCTTGATGACGGGTTACGGCCTTCCCAGAGTTGATGGCCATGACCAAGCACTATTAGAGGGAAAGGCTTTGGAGCAGGCTGGTTTCTCATAGAGTCCAGAACCTGGGGGTCTGGGTTCTGATCACCAGCAAGAACCCAGGGTTCTTGCTCCCCCACCCAAGAGAGGCCAGTGTGGAGACAGCGGGGGTCTGCTCTGAGTCTGACTTCGCCTCTCTCCAGTGTCCCCAGGATGACCTGAACGATGTCAGTGGACACTCCGAACTCATTTGCCCAATCAGACAAGCGGGTCAGTAGCACCCAGCTCGGAAGGCCCTGGAAGTAAGATGACACAACGCACTGAAGATCTCAGCGTACAGGGTtaacctgctgcctgcagtggtaacattccatatgggtgctggttcaagacccagctactccacttcctacccagctccgtTTTAATATGCTTGGGAGAGTAGTGGAGAAtcatccaaatccttgggctcttgcacccatggggaagacctggaagaagttcctggctcctggcttttgaccagcccagttccagccagtacaaccatttggggagtgaatcaggagatagcagattcattctctctctctctctctctctcactctctctctctctctctctccgccccccccccccaattctgaccttaaaataaataaataaatgtttaacctAGCACAATACCAGGCAGTGCTAGGCATGCTCTCTGTTCTCCGTAAGTAACAGCTCCTGCCCTCCCCCATGCAGAGCACAGGGAGGGGTTCAGGAAGCCTATCCTGGGGTGAGGGCAGCCACTTGCTAGGTAAGAAGATAGGAGTGGAGTtctgaaaaggaaaaagttggataacaaataaaaaacagcAGAATAAGCAGAGCAAataaatagacacacacacgAGCCTCCTGTTAAGTGGCAGGTGGGACCCCTTGCTTCATCAGACCTCCATCCCCCTCAGCTGGGGAACAATCATAACCCCATTTCACAGGCCAGAACACAGAGGCCGGGTCTGGCACTGCGGTATGCAGTAGATTAAGCGTCGCACATAGGCACAGttgaagtcccacctgctccacctccaatccagctgcctgctggtgtgcctgggaaagcagtggaggacagcctaggtccttgggtccctgtcccagtaaaaagttcctgattcctggcccctggttttggatctactcaactctggccattgaggccaactAGTTGATCGAAGAtctatgtgtctctccttctctctgtgtgactcagcctttcaaataaaaataaataatattttaaaaaataaaaaaatggaaggaaggagaagaaagaaggaagaaaaacgaaataaagaagaagaaaaaagaaataaagaaaaagaaaaagagaaagaacagagggaaggaaggaaggaaggcacaaaggaaggagagagaaaagagaagtcaaaagaaaagaaggaggctCCAGTCGTGCTGTGAGCCCTCGCCCCGAGCAGGCACAGGCATCCATAGCCGGTGCCCGGGGACAGAAGGCCTGCAGGGCGCGGAGCTGGGCCGTGAGTGCGGCCTGGTGTGTCCAGCAGCGCCGCCCAGGCTGAGCGGCCGTGGAGCTGACCAGGCGCTTCCCGGCCCCATAAAGCGCAGGAGGGCGGCGCTCGAACGCCGTTTTATGGGGGCCCGCTTTGATTCCCGGGCTCGGCGAGGCGCGAGGGCCGAGCCCTCCAAGCTCGTAAACGCCAGGGCCGCCAGCCTCCTCCCCGGGTCCGCGGGCCGCCAATATAAGGCACGGAGCGACCTGGGGACTCCAGCCTACCGCTGCCCTTGCCGCCGCCACCACCATGTCCTGCTTCTCGTCCCGCCAGAGTTCCGCCTGCGGCGTCCGCGCCTTCAGCTGCGCCTCGGCCTGCGGACCCCGGCCCGGTCGCTGCTGCATCACCGCCGCCCCCTACCGCGGCATCTCCTGCTACCGCGGCCTCACCGGGGGCTTTGGCAGCCGCAGCGTGTGCGGGGGCTTCCGCGCCGGCTCCTGTGGACGCAGCTTCGGCTATCGCTCAGGCGGCGTGTGCGGGCCCAGCGCCCCCTGCATCACCACAGTGTCTGTCAATGAGAGCCTGCTGACGCCCCTCAACCTGGAGATCGACCCCAACGCGCAGTGCGTCAAGCACGAGGAGAAGGAGCAGATCAAGTGTCTCAACAGCAAGTTCGCAGCCTTCATCGACAAGGTTGGTGTCCTGGAGCGCGCCCTGTCTGCGCCCACACTGTGTGCCCAGGGTAGAGATGGGATTTCCTAGGCTGGTGAAATGAAAGGACATGGGACCCCCTGATGCTTGATGTGATCATTTTAGGTGGCGAGGTCCCCTAGTGTTAAATAACGATGATCCCTTTGGTGAGAAAAGTCCTCCCCTTTTGTGTCTGCTTCCATCCTCACCCTTGGGTGGAGAAAATTCCACTGGGTACCAACCTCTCTAACATTGCTCTAATCTCCcactttataaaaatgtttatttatttgagagacagaacgAATTCCTGTCCTGGTCCACTCCTTAAATATCTACAAAGGACCAGGATTGGGGCCGGCACccggccaatccaaaaccagaagccaggaactcagtccaggtctcccatgtgcatggcaggagcccagtctctTGGTTCCTCCCTGTGACTTCCCAGGGTCCACATGAGCAGAAAGAtggagccaggtcttgaacccagCCAGGCAATGCCACAGAGGAGGTAGGGGCCACAGCCAACATCTTGTCCACTAGGCTAAACTTGCACCTGTCGCATTGTGCGTGAAAAGATCACAGCCGAGGTTCAAGGCTGCTCAGACATTTTCTCCTAGAACGTAATGTTTTGTGACTTTCCCTTACATATGCCTAGTGATACTGGTTTCACAGCTGTGGCCGCAATGCAAAGCTACTCCTTTAACCACACGCTGAAATGATGACCACATCTGTCTGTAGATAAGCCACAAGTACAACCCTCTCCTGAGAAGGGAGGTTGTTGAAAACTACTGTTGCCAGTctgtccctttgagtgcatgcaGAAGACAAGGCAGGCCGGGGTGGCCAAGCACCTGCCCAGGGACCACAGAGAGCAGATGGCAGAGCAGAGCGGGGTATCTGGGCTCTCATGAGCcccccagggccctggctgccCTACTCCCTTCCAAGGCAAGCCCTCCTCGGCAGGCACCAACCACACTCTGGAAAAGTGACTGAGGAGTGAGGCTTGGAAGGGCCTGGTCCAGGAGCAGGTGCCATGGGCGGCTCCTCCACAGAGAGACCCGGGACAGTGACTTCCCCTCCTGTGTGCGGCCCAGTGTATGAGCTGACCATCACCTTGAAAAGGAAGATGGAGACCAAGGCACCTGGAGACCCAGGCAAGCAAGACACCAACAATTATACCAGCTGAAACCCACACACagactccacttcttttttttaaagacttgttcgCTTTTTATCGGAGTGACAGATAtgcataaagagaaggagagacacagagagaaatcgtttatctgctggtttcctcactccccaagtggccacagtggccagagctgagctgatccgaagccaagagccaggagccgcttctgggtcccccacacggctgcagggtcccaaggctttgggtcatcctccattgctttcccaggccacaagcagaaagctggatgggaagaggacagccaggacatgaatcagcgcccatatgggatccgagcgcATGCAAGCGGGGATttggctactgagccaggccctagATTCCACTTTAGTAAGCCACATCTTGGGTACGCCCAAGGATGCCAAGGACCCCAGAGCTAACTGGGAGCCCTGTCCACTGCAGCTAAAACATGTGCAAATTGAGAAATGGAGGCCAGGGAGCCTGATCTTgctggggaagggcatgggggcaACATCCTTCCTGCACAGTGTATCACGCCATTGTCGGAGTGACTCCCAGGTCAGGCTGGCACATCTCACCCCTGTGGGCCTCACTATGCTCTTAAACCTCCACTGGGACTTGGGACACTGTGTCCAGCATGTAGATGTGGGCCGCTCAGGATCACCTGTTCCCCAGCCCTCTTCAGGGCTCTAGCAGCCTAGAAGTACTTTTAGTCCTGACCACCCATCACCAAGGTCCCAGGGTGGCCCCTGCTGATGGCCTTCCTACAGGAAGCCCTCCATGACTGCCACTGACCCTCCCCCCCACAGCCCagtgtctctgtttctcactcagcCATTGCAGGCCATGAGATAGACAGACCTCTGCCCATGCACTGTAAGTCCAGAAGAGGCTAAGAGGGGCCATTCCCCCAGTTGCTATGCATCTGACTGCCAATGCTTTTAATACCCCTAAGCTCTTTTCCAGGGAAGACCAGGCTGCCAGTCCTTCTCACTGATTCTCCTCCTTGCTCCGCCCCCTGGCAGGTGCGCTTCCTGGAGCagcagaacaagctcctggagaCCAAGTGGCAGTTCTTCCAGAACCGCAAATGCTGCGAGAGCAACCTGGAGCCGCTGTTCAGCGGTTACATCGAGTCCCTGCGGCGGGAGGCCGAGTGTGTGGAGGCCGACAGCGGGCGGCTGTCCTCGGAGCTCAACCACGTGCAGGAGGCACTGGAGGGCTACAAGAAGAAGTGAGTGCAGCTTGGAGCAGGGTTTGGAGAGACAAGATGGAGTTGAATAGCAGGGTAGATTCGGGTCAGACCACAACAAGAACTTCCCGACTGAAGAAGCTGGTGACAGGAAGCCTGGGGCAGGGGGTTTGGAGAGTCGCATCATCGTGTGGTTAttgcattcattcaacaaacatggaGAGGGTAGCTGCATTAGGCCATAATGGACAAGGGGAaaatgaaggaggaagaaggTTGAGGGGGGTTGGTCCTCAAAGCTAAGACACAGCTTCGGGGCCCCAGAGACTTCCAACCCAGAGGTAGTCTTAGAGAGGGACTTTGGGCTGCCTCCCCACCTATGTCAGAAGCCAGGGTCCGTGTGAGCAACCAGAGGTAAGAGGCGCCTCGGTCTCTCCCAGCACAGCTCCTTCTGACTCTGTGacgccccacacacacacacacacacactccgagGCATGCAGTTACTGGCAGATGTCCACATGGGCTTCTTTCCCTGGCTCCTTCTCAAAGCTCAATCTCATGTGCTCTGTCCCCAGGTACGAAGAGGAGGTGGCACTCAGGGCCACCGCTGAGAATGAATTTGTGGCCCTGAAGAAGGTAAGGGACACTGGCATCTTCATCCTTCCCCCCACCAAGACCCAGTGGAGGGCCGAGCCTGGCTTGCTGGGGACCCACCCCCAGAGCTAGCACTGCCAGGTCTGCCCTAAGCTCCACCTACCACACCCCACCCCTAAGTGTTCCCTGTTACCAGAGTGAGCACCCATGACTGCTTGCTGGGACGTGCAGGTGGGACCAGCAAGAACAGGGGCCCGTGGCCCGCTGAGGTGAAGGTCAAGGCTATTGTGAAGGAAGGAGACCCAGGGCTTAAGGGCCAGAACTGAGGCCCGAACCTCGGCTGACCACCATTGCAGATTTCTTACCTGAGATGCCAGGGTAGAAGGGGAAGGGCACCATTGGCATCAAGCTAAGTCCTGAATGGCATGCAAGGTACAGCTTCTAGAAGGACCATCCTGAAGGAGAAGGACCTGGAAACCGGAAATCACtaatccccctcccccttccctccctctcccaaacCTGTGCCTTACCCTGCTATAAGGAAGCCACCCCACGAAGCACTGGGATGAACCCCAAGAGGGGTTCCAGGGGCAAGTGTTGGTTCAGCCAGATGGGGTGGCCTGCTCTCAGATGGCAAACATGAAGTTCCCTGCCCAAATGTCACACGAGAGCTACCCACTCCTCCATCCTGCAGGACGTGGACTGTGCCTACCTCCGCCGCTCAGACCTGGAGGCCAATGTGGAGGCGCTGACCCAGGAGATCGACTTCCTGCGGCGTCTGTATGAGGAGgtaaggagccaggaaggaggacGTGAGGTGGacatggacattggaagggacaTGTCAACCTCACGGCTTCTGACCCCCACAGCAAGGTGGGAGGGGGAGCGTGCAGagccaagagagagaaagagactttgggcaggcaggcaggggcttGTTCTGCTCCCCCAGCACTCGGCCCGGGGAACTCCAAGGAtcctggtggttctgcagctCAGTATTGGGGTGGGGAGAACTGTAGGCGGCAGGGTTGTCTGAGGAaggagaagggggcagggaaGGGTTATGAGAGAGGCCACCAAAGATGGCGCTGTGTCCCCCGCTCCCTGCAGGAGATCCGCGTCCTCCATGCCCACATCTCAGACACCTCGGTTGTGGTCAAGATGGACAACAGCCGGGACCTCAACATGGACTGCGTCATCGCTGAGATCAAGGCTCAGTACGACGACATTGCCACCCGCAGCCGGGCCGAGGCCGAGTCCTGGTACCGCAGCAAGGTGAGCAGCACAGGATGTGACCGTGGGAGGGACAAGGAGAAAGGCTGGGGTTCTGGTCCCTGAGGAGGCTGATGGCCTTcaccaggacagggcagggcagggcagggctgctgtACGTGAATGCACCTGTTGAGTGTGTGGGTGCACCTGCTGAGCGCTGTTCCCCCGAGTCACCCTGGCAGTGTGCtgagccttggggaccctgtgcTTCCCCTCCAGTGTGAGGAGATGAAGGCCACAGTGATCCGACATGGGGAGACCCTGCGCCGCACCAAGGAGGAGATCAACGAGCTGAACCGCATGATCCAGAGGCTGACGGCCGAGGTGGAGAACGCCAAGTGCCAGGTAGGGCTCAGTGTGTCCAAGGCCAGAGTGATGGGACCACCCCAGTGTCACACAGGACCCCTGTGCCCTAGGGAATCCCATTGTGTGTTGTCTGGCCAGTTTGCAGGACTGGAGTTCCTGTTCCTGATCACTCAGGGGCCTGGGTAGCGGGTGTTCCTGGCCTAGTGGGTGAGCCTGGACCTACGTAGGACATAGAGGGAGAGTCCCAGGGGACAGAACCTACCCTGTTCTCTCCTGGGTCCATAGAACACCAAGCTGGAGGCAGCTGTGTCCCAGTCTGAGCAGCAGGGTGAGGCAGCCCTGAGCGACGCCCGCGGCAAGCTGGCAGGACTGGAGGAGGCCCTGCAGAAGGCCAAGCAGGACATGGCCTGCCTGCTCAAGGAGTACCAGGAGGTGATGAACTCCAAGCTGGGCCTGGACATTGAGATCGCCACCTACCGCCGCCTGCTGGAGGGCGAGGAGCACAGGTGAGAGCCACACCTGTGGAAGGGTCTCTAAGGTGCTCCCCAGCTTGTACTGCAGGCTTGAAAACTCCAGGACAATATGCTTGTTATTTACATCTAATTTG contains:
- the LOC101526310 gene encoding keratin, type II microfibrillar, component 7C gives rise to the protein MSCFSSRQSSACGVRAFSCASACGPRPGRCCITAAPYRGISCYRGLTGGFGSRSVCGGFRAGSCGRSFGYRSGGVCGPSAPCITTVSVNESLLTPLNLEIDPNAQCVKHEEKEQIKCLNSKFAAFIDKVRFLEQQNKLLETKWQFFQNRKCCESNLEPLFSGYIESLRREAECVEADSGRLSSELNHVQEALEGYKKKYEEEVALRATAENEFVALKKDVDCAYLRRSDLEANVEALTQEIDFLRRLYEEEIRVLHAHISDTSVVVKMDNSRDLNMDCVIAEIKAQYDDIATRSRAEAESWYRSKCEEMKATVIRHGETLRRTKEEINELNRMIQRLTAEVENAKCQNTKLEAAVSQSEQQGEAALSDARGKLAGLEEALQKAKQDMACLLKEYQEVMNSKLGLDIEIATYRRLLEGEEHRLCEGVGAINVCVSSSRGGVVCGDLCVSGSRPVTGSVCSAPCTGNVAVSTGLCAPCGQSCGSGRSVRFA